The stretch of DNA TCCGGGACGTGATTTCCGCCATGCACTCCCTGACGAATCTTCAGGATGTGCTGGACGTGGTGGTCACCAAAACCACCAAGGTTCTCCACGCCAAGGGCGCGCTTCTCAGAATACTCAACAAAGAAACCAACAGATTCGAGGTGCGGGCGGCGGCTGGATTGGGCGAGCGGTATCTCAACAAGGGTCCGGTCAGTACGGAAACCATCCTGGCTACATTGTCCGAACCGGGCAAGGTCTATATCATCACCGATATCTGGAACGCCCCCCGGATCGAATATCCTCAGGAGACCTGGGATGAGGGGATCCGCATGCTGCTGGATGTGCCGCTGGCCGTTGATGAGCAAGTAACGGGTCTTCTGCGGATATACCTTCCAGAGCAGCGTGAGCCGTCCGTCGATGAACTGGATTTTATCCAGACCATCGCCATGCAGTGCGCCTGCGTCATCGAACGGGTCGACCTGATTCAAAGACAGCAGTCCCGCTTCGACTTCCTGGCCACTCAGGTGGAAAAGGGCTCCTCCTTAGCCCGGATGGCCGCAGGTATTGCCCACGAGATCAACAATCCTCTGGCCGGCATTCTCCTTTACAGCTCCAACATGAGGAAGAAGGTTCCCCCGGGCGGGCCGCTGGAGGACGGTCTTAAGATTATCATAA from Deltaproteobacteria bacterium encodes:
- a CDS encoding GAF domain-containing protein; the encoded protein is MTSSTLFESYFHVIRDVISAMHSLTNLQDVLDVVVTKTTKVLHAKGALLRILNKETNRFEVRAAAGLGERYLNKGPVSTETILATLSEPGKVYIITDIWNAPRIEYPQETWDEGIRMLLDVPLAVDEQVTGLLRIYLPEQREPSVDELDFIQTIAMQCACVIERVDLIQRQQSRFDFLATQVEKGSSLARMAAGIAHEINNPLAGILLYSSNMRKKVPPGGPLEDGLKIIIKETQRCKTIIQGLLDFAREQEPERALVNVNDVINSAIGIVENEFHLRHVRFLKELAEDMVEVLLDKNQIEQVLINLFLNALHAVDDRGLVTVKSAVNREKRTIQVEVADTGCGICKENMEKIFEPFFSTKANGTGLGLAVSYGIIMNHKGDIRVLSEPGRGTRFIVELPMLPFAPMGKERR